In Haloplanus vescus, a single genomic region encodes these proteins:
- a CDS encoding biosurfactant protein 1 produces MTDHNSDREAFQPVGEGALVPDPALDQPADSQPTRQREASHSGGYPDGTTDTDRACISCGASIPASQRKCRFCLEHELDAASASGAASSEQTLRGVIQFLVKSSTFYGAVAKGAAAAKLLTSGHDEPIDDCTLIYDLDDEPAPQLTERWPTLPAATEVTSAAGDALLTAARERTAWDERSDRSQTEIPRVYDERGQGIRDESSLEHTLDDSDQLWIVPAIAVERVPRETESTSTGAEIPTVTALECHHCTKETEHRFRTRESLPDETWTGQPIWECQVCGTGRYGPAPE; encoded by the coding sequence ATGACTGACCATAACTCAGACCGAGAGGCGTTCCAACCTGTCGGGGAGGGCGCTCTGGTGCCGGACCCAGCGCTGGATCAGCCAGCAGACAGCCAGCCCACCCGCCAGCGTGAGGCCTCGCATTCGGGTGGGTATCCGGATGGAACTACCGACACGGACCGAGCCTGTATCTCCTGTGGCGCATCGATCCCGGCGTCGCAACGAAAATGCCGGTTCTGTCTCGAACACGAACTCGACGCCGCGTCAGCGTCGGGTGCTGCGAGTTCCGAGCAAACACTCCGTGGTGTGATCCAGTTCCTCGTCAAGTCGTCGACGTTCTACGGCGCCGTGGCAAAGGGAGCAGCTGCAGCGAAACTCCTCACGTCAGGTCACGACGAGCCGATCGACGACTGTACGCTCATCTACGATCTCGACGACGAGCCCGCACCCCAGCTAACCGAGCGCTGGCCTACGCTCCCCGCTGCTACTGAGGTGACCTCAGCGGCTGGCGACGCGTTACTAACAGCGGCCCGTGAGCGGACAGCGTGGGACGAGAGGAGCGATCGTTCTCAGACGGAGATTCCACGCGTCTATGACGAGCGTGGCCAGGGAATTCGCGATGAGTCGTCCCTCGAGCACACGCTCGACGACAGCGATCAGCTGTGGATCGTCCCAGCAATCGCTGTGGAAAGAGTACCCCGCGAAACGGAATCCACCAGTACCGGAGCCGAAATCCCGACCGTAACAGCCCTCGAGTGCCATCACTGTACGAAAGAAACAGAACATCGGTTCAGGACACGCGAGTCGCTCCCTGACGAGACCTGGACGGGCCAACCAATCTGGGAGTGCCAAGTGTGTGGCACAGGTCGCTACGGGCCTGCTCCCGAATAG
- a CDS encoding transcription initiation factor IIB has product MRREQTRGRWRSKAERNLAHGLGEVRRLASTLELSESIRDQACQLFRSAQSEDLLRGRSIEAIGAASIYGTCRCNQHPLLLEDVVDAARVESTRVTNAYRTLNRELELPAPPMRPTSFVPRLISALELDHDIRRHANELAERAEGTALTNGCQPSGVAAACVYLAAQEQGALITQSTVASAAEVSVVTLRSRRDELQAM; this is encoded by the coding sequence ATGCGACGTGAGCAGACCCGTGGCCGGTGGCGGTCCAAAGCGGAACGGAATCTCGCACACGGGTTGGGCGAGGTACGCCGGCTGGCGAGTACGCTCGAACTCTCCGAGTCGATTCGTGACCAAGCCTGTCAGCTCTTCCGGAGCGCTCAGAGCGAGGATCTGCTTCGTGGCAGATCCATCGAAGCCATCGGTGCAGCGAGCATCTACGGTACCTGCCGATGTAACCAACACCCGCTCCTCCTCGAGGATGTCGTCGACGCCGCCAGAGTCGAGTCCACTCGTGTCACCAACGCCTACCGAACACTGAATCGCGAATTAGAGCTCCCAGCACCACCAATGCGCCCGACGTCGTTCGTTCCGCGGCTGATCTCGGCGCTGGAGTTAGACCACGACATTCGCCGACACGCGAACGAACTCGCAGAACGCGCCGAGGGAACAGCCCTCACGAACGGCTGTCAGCCATCGGGCGTCGCGGCCGCTTGCGTCTATCTGGCTGCCCAAGAGCAGGGCGCGTTGATTACCCAATCCACCGTCGCGTCGGCAGCAGAGGTGTCAGTCGTGACGCTCCGAAGCCGGCGAGACGAACTCCAAGCGATGTGA
- a CDS encoding ATP-binding protein, which produces MTEDSVFLADSISRPEEEIIVQYIQERESPIHIFGEPGVGKTTILERVITDGIADLDVNKRNIRANHSLNDLFREVCHALFAALPEDKKEEGRQFAGLSVSSPVGGAGVSFESVEAEASRAQFGYRDSLLGLSELFPEDQRLLICIDDVHELSDDERAIRDAIQEADDTLPSEVVLITAGRLVWDDLETAVSLSMFAEEQTVTFLQDVFPEISAERARTIHDQLGGHPLYIGLLAESDVDQELPDIPEREVQQEIEQRYFGFLEPDERRLLLATAPLDELNEELCTQVVSEEYGFDRITVGDILDSLSTRTVVQTIGRNADGLQTFKIHDVFREFLQERSDHIEIARRGACIYYAEKLIQLVDEDRTFETEIDYVTSWSTHLSDHVINEESHLIAQLIEETVADDGLRFYPLSLLIREFKKRDATALPDEIVESVLDSVDASCSMANDFYDTDLDHSWAELLFQDGAFTNPDSNLISYLGRTTETQPTFIRRVAEEIDTEDNRTLRFLISIGRDLPINDAALIGQQAAIWIQDDEAYGYLASHTLRLASYLAENGEYDVPLEILEAVLEPRDGDQLDIDQGMVRYNLTTMLDENFDALISERGEKLIRVFASKLTAALDQYADRARLVAARTSFADLQYVEDNRGSLEEILLEYFIRAVTDWVAENTSGNEQNELVEQLLSRPTLLRRVGFYVLSEHPDSFEETIQNELTTSENYREHQSQYEFYLVLSSGFEYLDDAAQAQVCEIIEDGPYTDSVEDQAARMAERGEESASYFEQRIRETWRRDRLYMIREHLKGEYSDQLDELVEKYGEPDQLPSRTPQPTVSGGMVRERGPVETEELREQSAEEVLTTAVEWEPPESDLWDTLEDDQLEEQNYLGFSRQLRELIMEDPQRYAREISVLEDANPRYAEAAFRAFSELVDDGETFPWESIIELGQVITASPTSWSGQVRTNLAKLINKGIAADAIEFPAGTESAVESILRTLLTDSDPDADRDQPSEGMAGYGDPVQVAINSVRPMAVNAYITYLSWQDGHTEDALSQDIFDPIRDRIREDPSLAVRSVIGRRFGRLYSLDPDLIEEHLTDIFPRDTDLDGRQRFIAAWNSYTASNRYWDDDSFRPYYRHALNLLDTDEDQAYQIAIRSTTAHVVSIYLFEDEDIADEDSLMRQFYDVVDRDGAKELASTMSSSMGNDNVEEQWKKIRELWSWRLDTLDPDDEANGAEVYQFLDCVRNSTKTTLEEENILIGRSLPFVAHQNHHWRRIEEWLAEQSTSYPVVAINLYDELVEAVPCEDWSAIARNSEEENRSQLYESAEAAGSDPLQTALDIADQFAAENNQMDREFLEQHLTP; this is translated from the coding sequence ATGACAGAGGACAGTGTTTTTCTTGCAGATTCTATATCTCGGCCGGAGGAGGAAATCATAGTCCAATATATCCAAGAGAGGGAGAGTCCGATTCATATCTTTGGTGAGCCAGGCGTTGGGAAAACAACAATTCTTGAACGGGTAATAACCGATGGTATAGCCGATCTTGATGTAAATAAGCGAAATATACGGGCAAACCATAGTCTCAATGATCTATTTCGTGAGGTCTGCCACGCACTCTTTGCGGCTCTCCCTGAAGACAAGAAAGAGGAGGGACGACAGTTTGCCGGACTCAGTGTCAGTTCACCAGTTGGTGGAGCCGGTGTCTCATTCGAAAGCGTGGAAGCCGAAGCATCACGAGCACAGTTTGGGTATCGGGATTCCCTACTGGGCCTCAGCGAATTATTCCCCGAGGATCAGCGTCTGCTCATCTGCATTGACGACGTACATGAACTGAGTGATGACGAACGTGCGATTCGAGATGCGATTCAAGAAGCTGATGATACCCTTCCATCAGAGGTGGTTCTCATCACGGCCGGTCGACTTGTATGGGATGACCTTGAGACAGCTGTATCGCTCTCGATGTTTGCCGAAGAACAGACCGTAACCTTTCTTCAAGATGTTTTCCCAGAGATTTCTGCCGAACGGGCACGTACGATTCATGACCAGTTAGGCGGCCACCCATTGTACATCGGGTTGTTGGCCGAGTCGGACGTTGACCAAGAGCTTCCCGACATCCCAGAACGAGAAGTACAACAAGAGATCGAACAACGGTATTTTGGCTTCTTAGAGCCTGATGAACGCCGCCTTCTCTTGGCAACAGCACCGTTAGATGAGCTCAATGAGGAACTCTGCACACAGGTTGTTTCAGAGGAATATGGATTTGACCGCATCACCGTCGGAGACATCCTTGATTCCCTAAGTACCCGTACCGTCGTACAGACAATCGGTCGGAATGCTGACGGCCTCCAAACGTTCAAAATCCATGATGTCTTCCGCGAATTCTTGCAAGAGCGCTCCGACCACATTGAGATCGCCCGCAGAGGCGCATGTATCTATTACGCTGAGAAATTAATCCAACTTGTCGATGAGGATCGGACTTTCGAGACCGAAATCGATTACGTCACATCGTGGTCAACCCATCTCTCAGACCACGTTATCAATGAAGAATCACATCTCATCGCGCAACTTATCGAAGAGACCGTAGCTGATGATGGCCTCCGATTCTATCCCCTGTCATTGCTTATTAGGGAGTTCAAAAAACGAGATGCAACTGCACTCCCGGACGAGATCGTTGAGTCGGTTCTCGACAGCGTTGATGCAAGCTGTTCAATGGCGAATGATTTCTACGATACCGACTTGGATCACTCCTGGGCCGAGTTACTGTTTCAGGACGGAGCATTCACCAACCCAGATAGTAATCTCATTAGTTATCTAGGACGGACCACAGAGACACAACCAACGTTTATTCGACGCGTGGCTGAAGAAATCGACACCGAAGATAACCGAACACTCCGATTCCTTATCTCCATTGGCCGCGACCTCCCCATCAATGATGCCGCTCTAATCGGGCAACAAGCAGCGATCTGGATCCAAGACGACGAAGCATACGGATACCTTGCCAGCCACACACTGCGACTAGCCTCATATCTGGCTGAAAACGGCGAATACGATGTTCCACTTGAAATACTCGAAGCCGTCCTGGAACCCCGAGATGGGGACCAGTTAGACATTGACCAGGGGATGGTACGCTACAATCTCACAACAATGCTTGACGAGAACTTTGACGCCTTAATCAGCGAGCGAGGTGAAAAACTGATTAGGGTGTTCGCCTCGAAACTCACCGCGGCTCTCGATCAATACGCTGACAGAGCAAGACTGGTTGCGGCACGTACCTCTTTCGCTGATTTACAGTATGTCGAGGACAATAGAGGTAGCCTCGAAGAGATTCTTCTGGAATATTTTATACGGGCGGTTACTGACTGGGTGGCTGAGAATACATCAGGAAACGAGCAAAACGAATTGGTTGAGCAACTTCTGTCTCGACCTACCCTTCTTCGACGTGTTGGCTTCTATGTCCTCAGCGAGCACCCGGACTCCTTTGAGGAAACCATTCAAAATGAACTGACGACGTCGGAGAATTATCGCGAGCACCAATCACAGTACGAATTTTATCTGGTCCTCAGTTCAGGTTTCGAATACTTGGATGACGCTGCTCAAGCCCAAGTGTGTGAGATTATTGAAGATGGGCCATATACCGATTCAGTAGAGGATCAAGCGGCACGGATGGCTGAACGAGGTGAAGAATCAGCAAGCTACTTCGAACAACGGATTCGCGAGACATGGCGGCGAGACAGGTTGTATATGATCCGCGAGCATTTGAAGGGAGAGTATTCTGATCAGCTTGATGAATTGGTAGAAAAATATGGTGAGCCGGATCAACTACCGTCGCGAACCCCTCAGCCAACGGTGAGTGGAGGGATGGTTCGCGAACGAGGCCCCGTCGAAACCGAGGAACTCCGTGAACAGTCTGCCGAGGAAGTATTGACGACCGCGGTTGAATGGGAACCGCCAGAATCTGACCTTTGGGATACCCTGGAAGACGATCAACTCGAGGAACAGAATTATCTAGGGTTCTCTCGCCAGCTTCGAGAGCTGATTATGGAGGATCCGCAGCGGTATGCGCGTGAAATCTCGGTGTTGGAAGACGCGAACCCACGATATGCTGAAGCCGCATTTCGGGCCTTCAGCGAGCTCGTTGACGATGGAGAAACCTTTCCCTGGGAGTCTATCATTGAACTCGGCCAAGTGATTACCGCATCGCCGACCTCATGGAGTGGTCAGGTTCGAACAAACTTGGCCAAGCTGATAAACAAAGGGATTGCAGCGGATGCAATTGAATTCCCAGCCGGTACTGAGTCAGCCGTTGAATCGATTCTACGAACCTTACTAACTGACTCGGACCCAGATGCCGATAGAGACCAGCCTTCGGAGGGGATGGCTGGATATGGTGACCCAGTTCAAGTAGCGATCAACAGTGTTCGACCAATGGCTGTGAACGCATACATCACTTACCTTAGTTGGCAGGATGGCCACACCGAGGACGCCCTTTCCCAGGATATCTTCGACCCAATCCGCGACCGCATCCGTGAGGATCCCTCACTTGCGGTTCGATCCGTGATTGGGCGACGATTTGGACGTCTATATTCTCTTGATCCAGATTTGATTGAAGAGCATCTTACAGATATTTTCCCACGCGACACTGACCTGGATGGTCGACAACGGTTTATTGCCGCGTGGAACTCCTACACAGCAAGTAATCGATACTGGGATGATGACTCTTTCCGCCCATACTACCGACACGCACTCAACCTCCTAGATACAGACGAGGATCAGGCGTATCAAATCGCAATACGCTCGACAACCGCACACGTCGTTTCCATCTATCTGTTCGAAGATGAAGACATCGCCGATGAGGACAGTCTCATGCGACAGTTCTACGACGTAGTAGATCGCGATGGAGCAAAGGAATTAGCATCAACAATGTCTTCGTCAATGGGAAATGACAATGTTGAAGAACAGTGGAAGAAGATTCGAGAACTTTGGTCATGGCGGTTAGATACTCTTGATCCCGACGATGAGGCGAATGGTGCAGAAGTCTATCAGTTCCTTGATTGCGTAAGGAATTCGACTAAAACGACACTAGAAGAGGAGAATATACTCATTGGCCGATCTCTTCCCTTCGTCGCCCACCAAAATCACCATTGGCGACGTATTGAAGAGTGGCTCGCTGAACAGTCTACATCCTATCCAGTGGTTGCAATTAATCTCTATGACGAATTAGTAGAAGCTGTCCCCTGCGAAGACTGGTCAGCTATAGCACGCAATAGCGAAGAAGAGAACCGGTCTCAATTGTACGAAAGTGCTGAAGCAGCAGGAAGTGATCCACTTCAAACAGCATTAGATATAGCGGATCAGTTCGCAGCAGAAAACAACCAAATGGATAGAGAGTTTTTGGAACAACACCTAACTCCGTAG